ATCTGCCGCGAAGAGAGCTAACAAGCCTACTAAGGAACCAGCTGCTAAGAAACCTAAGAAGGCACCTGTTGAGAAGGCACCTAAAATCCTAAAATCAGCTATGGATGATGTACTATGCAGTGCTACATCATCTGTGGTTGTGGACAATGCGAATGAGGAAGCACTTGAGGTTGTTCAATCAATGGCGAGTCAAACAAGTGCTTTTGTTGACAATGATATTAACTTTGCAACATGTGATGTTGTTCAACCCAATATGCCATCAATTTCTAACATTGCTGAAAGCAATGAGCAATGCGGGTTTTCGGTGGTGTTGGACATAGAACCACCAATTGATTGGAGCCTAATTGAGATTGCTCCTCCAAATGAAGATGAAGTGGATGTTCCAGTTACAGAGGAGAATATGTGTGATTTTCTAGGTATCGAGGAGGATGAGACACATGAAGCACCTTCTTCACCACCTAGTGAAGATGCGTATCTCACTGATGAGGAGGACCAACAACTATTAACTGAGGCTGCTATTCCTGTTGATGACAAGATAGCTCAAGAGGAGGAGATTGCATATGACAAAGAGAACCCTCGTATGTATGTAGGTGCCTTGTTTCCTTCAATGGAAGAGTTCAGGATGGCAATAAAACAATATGCCATTAACAATGAAATTGACATATGGGGATATAAAACAGACAAAAAAAGATATCTCGGACTATGCAGAGGCATCAAGTGTCCATGGAGAATAACTGCTCGTTTAAGGGCTGATAAGAAAACAATAAGGGTACTAAGAACTTTCTTGCTAACAATAACTTCTGTTTCTAGTACTCCAATTCATATTACTTGTCGCAACTTAAGTAtgagtaatatggatcggaggtagTGATTAATTTTCTTTTATTGAATGCAGTACTATTTCTCATAGGCCATTTGTTTTGTATGGATGCACGTCACTAAGATGAGTAAGAAACACAAGTGTTCTTCGAGTAGCAGAGTAAAAACCACCATGGCAACACAAGGTTGGGTTGAAGCCAAGGCAATGAGTATACTCCAGAATGATCCTACCATAGGATGTAAAGAACTACAAGAGAAACTCGAAGAAACTTATGACATCACCATTGGTTATGATACAGTTTGGGCGGGTAAATCTAGAGCCTAAAAACAGATTTATGGCACTTTGAAGCAGAGTTTTCAGAATTTGCATAACTTCAAAGCAGAAGTTGAGAAGAGATCTCCAGGGAGCATCGTAGAGGTTGATACCAAGGTAGTAGATGGTAAAGTCCACTTTCACAGATTCTTTATGGCTCTTAAACCTTCCATAGATGGTTTTCTAGCTGGTTGTAGACCATATCTCAGCATAGACTCTACGGCATTGAATGGTAGATGGAGAGGACACTTGGCAGCTTGTACAGCATTAGATGGTCATAACTGGATGtttcctgttgcaattgggttcatTGATGGAGAGACCGAGGAAAACTGGACTTGGTTCATGTCACAACTCAATAGAGCTTTAGGTTCAGTCCCTAACTTAGCTATATGTACAGATGCATGCAAAGGTTTAGAAAATGCTGTCAAAAAGGTTTTTCCTCATGTGGAACAGAGAGAGTGTTTTAGGCACTTGATGGCAaacttcacaaaaaaattcaaaGGTGATGTGTTTGGTAGGATGTGGCCTGCTGCTAGGGCATATAGGCCTGAAGTTTTCTCCCATCATATGCAGAAAGTCTTGGTAGCTAGTAGCCGTGTGCATGAATATTTGTCAACCTATCACAGTTTGAAGTGGATGAGATGCAGTTTCAATGCAGACATCAAGTGTGATTATATAAACAACAATCTGGCCGAGTCTTTTAATAACTGGATAAAAGATTATAAAGACTTGCCTGTTGATGAGCTTGCTGACACATATAGAGAATTGTTGATGAAACTAGTATACAAAAGAAGGAGAATTGGGGAGAAATTGAGGGGAAAGATCATTCCTGCTGTTATTCAACAGATTTTCAATAGGACTAGAGGGCTTGGTCATCTAAAAGTTGGAAAATCAGGTAATGGTAGTTGTGAAGTCAGGGACACAAGCAAAAACAGTCTTAGGCATGTTGTGAAGGTTGACAAACATGAATGCACTTGTTTGGAGTGGCAGCACACCGGAAAGCCTTGTGAGCATGCTCTAGTATTTTTGATGGGGAGGAGAAACCCCAAATGGGTAGACTATGTTCATAATTATTTCTCCTTGGACAAGTTTAGGGCAGCTTATGTAGGTGAGATTGAGCCCATGACAGATAGGAGTCAATGGCCTCATGTGGATGTTGGTTTCGACATGGAtgcaccgattgacaaaggaagACCGCCTAGAAGGCCTAGAAAGCAGAGGTACAAGAGTGCCCTCGAAGGTGGAAAAGGTGGTCCAAAAAAGAAAGAACCTAAACAATTGGGCAGCCAAAACAGATGCAAAAGATGCAATGAACTAGGTCACAGACAAGCTGGTTTCCCTTTAAATGGTCCCAAAAAAGGTAATTATATAACCAATTATAttttgcattacttttgtcatgttATGAATTGTTTCCAGTTATATGCATTTTGTATCATGTTGCAGGAAGAGAAAACAGAGAGCAAGAACATATCCTGCTGAAGATGATGAGCCAGGACCTCAAATTGGTGGTGCTCCTATTGGCACACCCAACAGGCAAATTGGTGGTGCTCCTCTTGGCACACCCAATAGGCAAATGCTTACTATTCCTGCCAGTCTCCATGATAGTCCTAGGCCAGTGACAAGAAGGTAATATACAGTAAAATGATTATTTCATTGCAGTCCAAAGTTGATCTCTCATGTTTACTATTCCACTCTTTATAGGATGCTGGCTATGGCCTTAGATGATGAATCATCAGAGCCAACAGAGATACCTTCAACCTCGCGtgcgagaaagttgacccctaagagAAAAAGAACGTAGATCAGATCGTGACGTGCTTATGTGGTGAACTAGATGCTATGCCATGTCATTTTTGGGGGCTGAACATGCTATGTCGTGTCCTTTTGTGTCGAACTATGTTTGTTGATTCTTATGTATGGATGTCAGAGTCAGACTATCTATTATTGTAACCAAATGTTTGCACTTGCCATGATTTGTGAAGAAATGCTGTCCAAGTGGTAGCTTGATGATGCACAAATTTTTTGGCCAAAAAATCAAACTACTAAGAAAAGGTTGaaacaattccagaaaataaaGAGTTTTAAATTGAGCATTATGGGAAAATTTGAGCTCACTTGGCCGAACAGAAATAGATAAACTTAAAAACAGATCATTTCCAGCCTATTTTTGGGTCAAATTTGGCCTAAAATTGAAATTATGCAGGAAACATTGAAACAATTACGGAAAACCATGAATTTCTGGGAGAATTTGAGATCATTTGGCGGAGCACAAATTAGAATATTAAGAAGTACCCAGAATGACAAATCTGAAGCTCACAACTTCAGAAAGTACACAGAACCACAAGTCTGAAGTTCCTTAGATTTGGGAGAGCACGAACCTGTGCAGCAGC
The Triticum dicoccoides isolate Atlit2015 ecotype Zavitan chromosome 3A, WEW_v2.0, whole genome shotgun sequence genome window above contains:
- the LOC119273595 gene encoding uncharacterized protein LOC119273595; translation: MALKPSIDGFLAGCRPYLSIDSTALNGRWRGHLAACTALDGHNWMFPVAIGFIDGETEENWTWFMSQLNRALGSVPNLAICTDACKGLENAVKKVFPHVEQRECFRHLMANFTKKFKGDVFGRMWPAARAYRPEVFSHHMQKVLVASSRVHEYLSTYHSLKWMRCSFNADIKCDYINNNLAESFNNWIKDYKDLPVDELADTYRELLMKLVYKRRRIGEKLRGKIIPAVIQQIFNRTRGLGHLKVGKSGNGSCEVRDTSKNSLRHVVKVDKHECTCLEWQHTGKPCEHALVFLMGRRNPKWVDYVHNYFSLDKFRAAYVGEIEPMTDRSQWPHVDVGFDMDAPIDKGRPPRRPRKQRYKSALEGGKGGPKKKEPKQLGSQNRCKRCNELGHRQAGFPLNGPKKGNYITNYILHYFCHVMNCFQLYAFCIMLQEEKTESKNISC